A part of Rattus rattus isolate New Zealand chromosome 4, Rrattus_CSIRO_v1, whole genome shotgun sequence genomic DNA contains:
- the Scarf2 gene encoding scavenger receptor class F member 2, with amino-acid sequence MWNFLPGPAPLLPPPARPRTPLPAALAAAAPAPTRACPAPHGGRRVPGAGPARRQGARGPPPLLLLWLLPGLAAAQDLNPRGRNVCRTPGSQVLTCCAGWRQLGDECGIAVCEGNSTCSENEVCVRPGECRCRHGYFGANCDTKCPRQFWGPDCKERCSCHPHGQCEDVTGQCTCHARRWGARCEHACQCQHGTCHPRSGACRCEPGWWGAQCASACYCSATSRCDPQTGACLCHAGWWGRSCNNQCSCNSSPCEQQSGRCQCRERTFGARCDRYCQCFRGRCHPVDGTCACDPGYRGKYCREPCPAGFYGLGCRRRCGQCKGQQPCTVVEGRCLTCEPGWNGTKCDQPCATGFYGEGCGHRCPPCRDGHACNHVTGKCTHCNAGWIGDRCETKCSNGTYGEDCAFVCSDCGSGHCDFQSGRCLCSPGVHGPHCNVTCPAGLHGVDCAQACSCHEESCDPVTGACHLETNQRKGVMGAGALLTLLLGLLLSLLGCCCACRGKDSARRELTLGRKKAPQRFCGRFSRIRMKLPRIPLRRQKLPKVVVAHHDLDNTLNCSFLEPPSGLEQPSPSWSSRASFSSFDTTDEGPVYCVPHEEATAESRDPEASASLTEVPAVSLAPMGTSVPGEEAAALPASSDSERSASSVEGPGGALYARVARREARPARTRCEAGGLSLSPSPERRKPPPPDPATKPKVSWIHGKQGAAAAAPSPPPAGRKAAPSPSGRKRTPSNMSVQPPGLTEEATGPASPTPPRARARGRGPGLLEPTDAGGPPRSAPEAASMLAAELRDKTRSLGRAEKPPPPQKAKRSVLPASTARAASASEASASEKVAASAPEPETPRKKTPIQKPPRKKSREAAGEPSRAGAAPGAS; translated from the exons ATGTGGAATTTCCTGCCCGGCCCGGCGCCCCTCCTGCCGCCCCCCGCCCGGCCTCGCACTCCGCTTCCGGCCGCCCTTGCCGCGGCCGCACCCGCGCCCACCCGCGCCTGCCCCGCGCCTCATGGAGGGCGCAGGGTCCCGGGGGCCGGGCCGGCGCGGCGCCAGGGAGCCCGAgggccgccgccgctgctgctgctctggctgCTGCCCGGTCTTGCGGCGGCCCAGGACTTGAACCCGCGAGGCCGCAACGTGTGCCGCACGCCCGG TTCCCAGGTGCTCACGTGCTGCGCTGGCTGGAGGCAGCTGGGGGATGAGTGTGGGATCG CGGTGTGTGAAGGCAATTCCACGTGCTCAGAAAATGAGGTGTGCGTGCGGCCAGGCGAGTGCCGCTGCCGACATGGCTACTTCGGTGCCAACTGCGACACTA AGTGCCCGCGCCAGTTCTGGGGCCCCGACTGCAAGGAGAGGTGCAGTTGCCATCCGCACGGACAGTGCGAGGACGTGACCGGACAGTGTACGTGTCACGCGCGCCGCTGGGGTGCGCGCTGCGAGCATGCTTGCCAGTGCCAGCATGGCACGTGCCACCCGCGGAGCGGCGCGTGCCGGTGCGAGCCGGGCTGGTGGGGTGCACAATGCGCTAGCGCCTGCTACTGCAGCGCTACTTCGCGCTGCGATCCACAGACAGGCGCCTGCCTGTGCCACGCAGGCTGGTGGGGCCGCAGCTGCAACAACCAGTGCTCCTGCAACTCATCGCCCTGCGAGCAGCAGAGCGGCCGCTGCCAGTGTCGCGAGCGCACGTTCGGCGCGCGCTGTGATCGCTATTGCCAGTGCTTCCGCGGTCGCTGCCACCCGGTGGACGGCACGTGCGCCTGCGACCCGGGCTACCGGGGCAAGTATTGTCGTGAGCCATGCCCCGCTGGCTTCTACGGCCTCGGGTGTCGCCGTCG GTGTGGCCAATGCAAAGGCCAGCAGCCGTGCACAGTAGTCGAAGGCCGCTGTCTGACGTGCGAACCCGGCTGGAACGGAACCAAATGTGACCAACCCTGCGCCACTGGTTTTTATGGCGAGGGTTGTGGCCACCGCTGTCCACCCTGCCGCGATGGGCATGCCTGCAACCATGTCACCGGCAAGTGTACGCACTGCAATGCGGGCTGGATCGGCGACCG GTGCGAGACTAAGTGCAGTAATGGCACTTACGGTGAGGACTGTGCCTTCGTGTGTTCTGACTGCGGCAGCGGCCACTGTGACTTCCAGTCCGGGCGCTGCCTTTGCAGCCCTGGTGTTCACGGACCTCA CTGTAATGTAACTTGCCCGGCCGGGCTCCATGGTGTGGACTGCGCCCAGGCCTGCAGCTGTCACGAGGAATCATGCGACCCGGTCACCGGGGCCTGCCACCTGG AGACCAATCAGCGCAAAGGTGTGATGGGCGCCGGCGCGCTGCTCACGCTGCTCCTCGGCCTGCTGCTCTCGCTGCTCGGTTGTTGCTGTGCCTGCCGGGGCAAGGACTCGGCGCGCCG GGAGCTCACCCTCGGAAGGAAGAAGGCACCTCAACGCTTTTGTGGAAGGTTCAGCCGCATCCGCATGAAGCTACCCCGAATCCCGCTTCGCAGGCAGAAGCTGCCCAAAGTCGTAG TGGCCCATCATGACCTAGACAACACGCTCAACTGCAGTTTCCTGGAACCACCTTCAGGGCTGGAGCAGCCCTCTCCATCATGGTCCTCCAGGGCCTCCTTCTCATCATTTGACACCACAGATGAAGGCCCTGTGTACTGTGTGCCCCACGAGG AGGCGACTGCTGAGAGCCGAGACCCAGAAGCTTCTGCCTCTCTCACTGAGGTGCCCGCTGTGTCCCTAGCGCCCATGGGCACTTCGGTGCCCGGGGAGGAGGCAGCAGCCCTCCCTGCATCCTCAGACAGCGAGCGCTCAGCATCAAGCGTGGAGGGGCCGGGCGGGGCGCTGTACGCGCGTGTGGCCCGGCGCGAGGCCCGGCCGGCCCGGACCCGATGTGAGGCTGGGGGCTTGTCACTGTCCCCATCGCCCGAGCGCAGGAAGCCACCGCCACCCGaccctgccaccaagcctaaggTGTCCTGGATCCACGGCAAGCAAGGCGCCGCGGCCGCTGCACCTTCGCCGCCGCCCGCAGGCCGCAAGGCTGCGCCGAGCCCTAGCGGGAGGAAACGGACCCCCAGCAACATGTCGGTGCAGCCCCCGGGCCTGACCGAAGAAGCCACCGGCCCGGCCTCACCCACGCCACCCCGCGCCCGAGCGCGCGGCCGCGGCCCGGGTCTCTTGGAGCCCACGGACGCGGGAGGTCCCCCGCGCAGTGCGCCCGAGGCCGCCTCTATGCTGGCAGCCGAGCTGCGCGATAAGACTCGCAGCCTGGGTCGCGCCGAGAAGCCGCCGCCGCCTCAGAAGGCCAAGCGCTCCGTGCTCCCGGCCTCGACCGCCCGCGCGGCTTCGGCGTCCGAAGCCTCGGCGTCTGAGAAGGTGGCAGCCAGCGCACCTGAGCCCGAGACACCTCGGAAGAAGACCCCCATCCAGAAACCGCCTCGAAAGAAGAGCAGGGAGGCTGCTGGGGAGCCGAGCAGGGCGGGCGCGGCCCCCGGAGCTTCCTAG